The Pseudofrankia inefficax genome window below encodes:
- a CDS encoding DUF459 domain-containing protein gives MVALVGVLGHNTHHSSGGRRVALWGDSMAWEAQDDFAADVAAAGGTSLLHTYGGTAPCDWLSDIRKQSRKWRPTVAVLAFSGNTGTKCMKGRDLTSAYRSDVLAAAVRLTRDGAHVVLVEAPPRRDQTVDPQGLTSLDQLWQKIAGQVPNTTVVPAGRAVTDPAGRFAQTVPCGPGDVCPAGGQVTVRSPDGVHFCPVEQPPMTRCPVPSAGATRYAHAMAAAAVALLGPLPSTTPSGPPPPAT, from the coding sequence GTGGTCGCGCTGGTGGGAGTCCTGGGCCACAACACGCACCACAGCTCCGGCGGGCGGCGGGTCGCGCTCTGGGGTGACTCGATGGCGTGGGAGGCGCAGGACGACTTCGCGGCGGACGTGGCGGCCGCCGGTGGCACGTCGCTGCTGCACACCTACGGCGGCACCGCGCCCTGCGACTGGCTCTCCGACATCCGCAAGCAGTCGCGCAAGTGGCGCCCGACCGTCGCCGTGCTGGCCTTCTCCGGCAACACGGGCACGAAGTGCATGAAGGGCCGGGACCTGACCAGCGCGTACCGCTCGGACGTCCTGGCCGCTGCCGTCAGGCTCACCCGCGACGGTGCCCACGTGGTGCTCGTCGAGGCCCCACCGAGACGGGACCAGACCGTCGACCCGCAGGGGCTCACCTCGCTGGATCAGCTCTGGCAGAAGATCGCCGGCCAGGTGCCGAACACGACGGTGGTGCCCGCCGGCCGGGCCGTGACCGACCCTGCTGGGCGGTTCGCGCAGACCGTGCCCTGCGGCCCGGGCGACGTGTGCCCGGCGGGCGGTCAGGTGACGGTGCGCAGCCCCGACGGCGTGCACTTCTGCCCGGTCGAGCAGCCGCCGATGACGCGCTGCCCGGTCCCGTCCGCCGGCGCTACCCGGTATGCCCACGCGATGGCCGCGGCCGCGGTGGCGCTGCTCGGGCCCCTGCCGTCCACCACCCCGTCCGGGCCACCACCGCCCGCGACCTGA